In a single window of the Hirundo rustica isolate bHirRus1 chromosome 7, bHirRus1.pri.v3, whole genome shotgun sequence genome:
- the COL18A1 gene encoding collagen alpha-1(XVIII) chain isoform X2: MAPPRLRFLLLLACCFSCSETQLLDWVWDSTKTTGSPAAPSEGILASDPPASEAAAAPSPSPGTWGGEVLGNVSTPPWQESDPATAAPVGGGTAAKTTEQWDRNATRLLESTARPSVAPPRSMSPAPGQQASSTTDDPQLLGTGTHKDPQLLRMRTTKDTQFLGPVTSKDPQLLGTRTTENLQLLGSGSTENPQLLRMEITEDSPLLGSGTTEDLQLLGLGTTEDQQLLGTMSTTDLQLLETGHTEDPQLPGMGTTENPQLLAMRNTKDTQLLRTVTTENPELLGNTENPLLLWTVTPEDPELLRTETPTAMETQVSLQRPVGPQPESLSAEVSLLELIGDPPTEEIHRIYGPDNNPGYVFGPNANTGQVARYHLPSPFYRDFSLLFHIQPTTPRAGVLFAVTDSSQSIIYVGVKLSELQAGQQQIIFYYTEPGSPSSYPAATFTVPTLLNQWTRFAISVEEEEVVLYLDCEEHERVHFERSPDEMELEEGSGLFVAQAGGADPDKYQGVIADLKLRGDPRAAERQCEEEEDDAEVSGDFGSGMEGGQQPSSGKVEGVPGLVNAVPVTSPPVAGSSGPRSGGGSPQQAERTRAEETLRVSTGGTGWKGEKGEKGERGLKGDSGTGGIVGPGSVKGQKGEKGDLGVKGSAGFGYPGSKGQKGEPGDPGRPGTLSRHADGSVVEQVTGPPGPPGKDGFPGRDGEPGDPGEDGKPGEMGPPGFPGMPGEPGLKGEKGDPGLGPRGPPGPPGPPGPPGPSSKNDKLTFIDMEGSGFGSDLESLRGPRGPPGPPGPPGVPGLPGEPGRFGMNRTDLPGPPGLPGRDGIPGPPGPAGPQGPPGRDGEAGQPGPKGERGDVGDLGLPGLPGPKGSKGEPGPAGPPGEMGLAGLPGPIGPQGQPGPPGPPGPPGPGYEAGFGDMEGSGLSFTPGPPGPAGPQGVLGLPGMKGEVGSPGQPGLPGPKGDAGMPGVDGRPGLEGFPGPQGPKGDKGSAGEKGERGQDGVGLPGPPGPPGPPGQVITVSGEDKSLVAFPGPEGRPGHAGFPGPVGPKGDQGSTGPQGAPGLKGEKGEPGVIISPDGTVVTAKVKGEKGEPGLRGPMGPSGPPGRAGMKGEIGFPGRPGRPGMNGLKGEKGDPADVLGSRGPPGPPGPPGPPGPPGSIVYNNGNTFSDSSHPAFPGFHRFPGQKGEKGDTGPPGPPGQLPYDVSHFTTSLRGDKGDAGPKGEKGEPGSTPLYGPGVSGLPGPPGPQGYPGLPGPKGDSIVGPPGPPGPQGPPGVGYEGRQGPPGPPGPPGPPSFPGPHRQAVSIPGPPGPPGPPGPPGTSGMSLGLRAMPTYQAMLSAAHELPEGSLVFLTSRQELYVRLRGGFRRVLLEEHNLIPSSALDNEVYDKPPTLHYASPQPRGPLHPLRNHVPPATARPWHGDEVVANQHRLPEKPLLHHQQELINGYYVHHRPDPAPVAAHVHQDFQPALHLVALNTPQSGGMRGIRGADFQCFQQARQVGLAGTFRAFLSSRLQDLYSIVRRADRTDVPIVNLRDEVLFNNWEALFMGSGAPLRAGTRILSFDGRDVLQDAGWPQKNVWHGSDAKGRRLPESYCETWRTEERAVTGQASSLASGKLLEQAASSCQHAFIVLCIENSFMTAAKK; the protein is encoded by the exons ATGGCCCCACCTCGATTGAggtttctcctcctcctggcttgctgcttctcctgctctgaAACACAGCTCCTGGACTGGGTTTGGGACAGCACGAAAACCACAGGaagcccagcagcacccagcgAGGGAATCCTGGCGTCGGACCCACCGGCCTCAGAGGCAGCTGCggctcccagcccatccccagggaCGTGGGGTGGCGAGGTGCTGGGGAATGTCAGCACCCCGCCGTGGCAGGAGTCAGATCCTGCTACAGCAGCACCTGTGGGTGGGGGAACTGCAGCCAAAACCACGGAGCAGTGGGACAGGAATGCCACAAGGCTGCTGGAGAGCACGGCACGGCCAAGCGTCGCTCCTCCCCGCAGCATGTCACCTGCCCCAGGACAGCAAGCCAGCAGCACCACCGACgatccccagctcctggggacagggacccacaaggatccgCAGCTCCTGAGGATGAGGACCACCAAAGACACCCAGTTCCTGGGGCCAGTGACCTCCAAGGACCCGCAGCTCCTGGGGACAAGGACTACTGAgaatctgcagctgctggggtcAGGAAGCACTGAAAACCCACAGCTCCTGAGGATGGAGATCACGGAGGACTCCCCGCTCCTGGGGTCAGGGACTACTGAggacctgcagctgctggggttgGGCACCACTGAGGACCAACAGCTCCTAGGGACGATGAGTACCAcagacctgcagctcctggaaacAGGGCACACCGAGGACCCACAGCTCCCGGGCATGGGGACCACTGAGAATCCGCAGCTCCTGGCGATGAGGAACACCAAGGACACACAGCTCCTGAGGACAGTGACCACTGAGAACCCAGAGCTCCTGGGGAACACTGAGAACCCACTGCTCCTGTGGACGGTGACCCCTGAGGACCCAGAGCTCCTGAGGACAGAAACTCCTACAGCAATGGAGACACAGGTGTCCTTGCAGAGACCAGTGGGTCCCCAGCCAG AGAGCCTGAGTGCCGAGGTCAGCCTGCTGGAGCTGATCGGGGACCCACCGACGGAGGAAATCCACAGAATTTATGGTCCCGACAACAACCCTGGCTATGTCTTCGGTCCCAACGCCAACACGGGCCAGGTGGCCCGGTACCACCTGCCGAGCCCTTTCTACCGGGACTTCTCGCTGCTCTTCCACATCCAGCCCACCACGCCCCGGGCTGGCGTGCTCTTTGCTGTCACGGACTCCTCGCAGAGCATCATCTACGTGGGCGTCAagctctcagagctgcaggCGGGCCAGCAGCAGATCATCTTCTACTACACGGAACCGGGCTCGCCCAGCTCCTACCCAGCTGCCACCTTCACCGTGCCCACCCTGCTCAACCAGTGGACGCGCTTCGCCATCagtgtggaggaggaggaagttgTCCTCTACCTGGATTGTGAGGAGCACGAGCGCGTCCATTTCGAGCGCTCCCCGGACGagatggagctggaggagggctCCGGGCTCTTTGTTGCTCAGGCTGGAGGGGCGGACCCGGATAAGTACCAG GGGGTGATTGCAGATTTGAAGCTGCGAGGGGACCCGCGGGCGGCCGAGCGCCAGTGCGAGGAAGAGGAGGACGATGCAGAG GTGTCTGGGGATTTTGGCAGCGGTATGGAAGGTGGACAGCAGCCCTCCTCGGGCAAGGTCGAG GGTGTCCCAGGGCTGGTGAATGCTGTCCCCGTGACCTCCCCCCCCGTGGCGGGGAGCAGTGGCCCGAGGAGCGGCGGGGGGTCCCCACAGCAAGCTGAGAGGACCAGGGCGGAGGAGACGCTGCGGGTCTCCACGGGAG gcACTGGCTGGAAAGGCGaaaagggggagaagggggaacgTGGCTTGAAAGGAGACTCAGGGACTGGTGGCATCGTAGGGCCAGGCAGTGTCAAGGGTCAAAAG ggggaaaaaggagACTTGGGAGTCAAG ggcagtgcaggaTTTGGCTATCCTGGCTCTAAGGGCCAAAAAGGAGAACCAGGTGACCCTGGACGCCCCGGGACCCTCTCTCGGCACGCTGATGGCTCGGTGGTGGAGCAGGTCACCGGCCCCCCAGGGCCGCCGGGGAAGGACGGATTCCCTGGCAGGGATGGTGAGCCT GGAGATCCTGGCGAGGATGGCAAACCG GGTGAAATGGGGCCCCCGGGGTTCCCCGGGATGCCGGGGGAGCCGGGCCTGAAGGGGGAGAAG GGTGACCCAGGCCTGGGGCCGAGGGGGCCCCCTGGACCACCTGGGCCTCCAGGACCGCCGGGACCCTCCTCCAAGAATGACAAGCTG ACCTTCATCGACATGGAGGGCTCCGGCTTCGGCAGTGACTTGGAGAGCCTGCGG GGTCCACGAGGGCCCCCTGGTCCCCCAGGGCCACCTGGCGTGCCCGGTTTGCCAGGGGAGCCAGGACGGTTTGGGATGAACCGCACAGACCTGCCGGGACCACCAGGGCTGCCAGGCAGGGACGGGATCCCCGGGCCCCCAGGGCCAGCG GGTCCTCAGGGTCCTCCAGGAAGAGACGGGGAGGCTGGGCAGCCGGGGCCCAAAGGAGAGCGG GGTGATGTAGGTGACCTCGGCCTCCCTGGCCTGCCGGGACCCAAG GGCAGCAAAGGAGAACCAGGACCAGCAGGACCGCCAGGAGAAATGGGCTTAGCTGGCCTTCCTGGGCCCATTGGACCGCAAGGGCAGCCAGGGCCCCCTGGCCCCCCAGGACCACCAGGGCCAGGCTACGAGGCTGGATTT GGTGACATGGAGGGCTCGGGGCTGTCATTCACCCCTGGACCACCTGGACCTGCAGGACCACAG GGTGTGCTGGGACTGCCGGGGATGAAG GGAGAGGTCGGCAGCCCCGGACAGCCTGGCTTGCCGGGACCGAAG GGAGATGCTGGCATGCCTGGTGTGGATGGCCGCCCTGGCCTGGAGGGTTTCCCTGGACCACAG ggacccaaaggtgacaaaGGCAGCGCCGGTGAGAAG GGAGAGCGAGGCCAAGATGGAGTGGGGCTGCCTGGCCCCCCTGGCCCGCCTGGTCCCCCTGGACAGGTCATCACTGTCTCCGGTGAAGAT AAGTCTTTGGTGGCTTTTCCCGGTCCAGAG ggcagacCAGGCCATGCTGGCTTCCCG GGTCCAGTGGGACCGAAAGGAGACCAGGGGTCAACTGGTCCCCAGGGTGCCCCAGGGTTGAAG ggggagaagggggagccCGGTGTCATCATCAGCCCTGATGGGACTGTGGTCACTGCCAAggtgaaaggagaaaag GGGGAGCCAGGGCTGCGGGGCCCGATGGGACCATCG GGTCCTCCAGGACGAGCAGGGATGAAGGGAGAGATCGGCTTTCCAGGCAGACCT GGACGTCCTGGCATGAACGGGCTGAAGGGTGAGAAGGGTGACCCTGCGGATGTGCTGGGCTCGCGG GGTCCCCCAGgccccccaggaccccctgGGCCTCCTGGGCCACCTGGCAGCATAGTCTACAACAACGGCAAT ACCTTCAGTGACTCCAGCCATCCAGCGTTCCCTG GCTTCCATCGGTTCCCAGGacaaaagggagagaaaggtgACACTggacccccaggacccccag GCCAGCTCCCCTATGATGTGAGTCACTTCACTACTAGCCTGCGG GGGGACAAGGGGGATGCAGGTCCCAAGGGTGAGAAGGGCGAGCCGGGCAGCACCCCACTCTACGGTCCTGGGGTCTCTGGACTTCCAGGGCCTCCAGGGCCCCAGGGATATCCTGGGCTGCCG GGTCCCAAGGGGGACAGTATTGTTGGGCCACCGGGGCCTCCAGGACCTCAAGGTCCCCCTGGTGTGGGATACGAGGGGAGGCAGGGACCCCCTGGCCCTCCTGGTCCACCTGGGCCACCTTCCTTCCCAGGTCCCCACAGACAAG CTGTCAGCATCCCTGGACCCCCAGGACCACCAGGACCCCCCGGACCTCCAGGCACTAGCGGGATGTCCCTGGGG CTCCGGGCCATGCCCACGTACCAGGCAATGCTGAGCGCCGCACATGAGCTGCCCGAGGGCAGCCTCGTCTTCCTGACCAGCCGGCAGGAGCTCTATGTCCGCCTGCGTGGGGGCTTCCGCAGGGTGCTG ctggaggagcacaACCTGATCCCCAGTTCGGCTCTG GACAACGAGGTGTACGACAAGCCACCCACCCTCCACTAcgccagcccccagccccgtggGCCCCTCCACCCGCTCCGCAACCACGTCCCCCCGGCCACCGCCCGTCCCTGGCACGGGGACGAGGTGGTGGCCAACCAGCACCGCCTGCCTGAGAAGCCCCTGCTGCACCACCAGCAAGAGCTCATCAATGGGTACTATGTCCACCACCGGCCAGATCCCGCCCCTGTGGCCGCCCACGTGCACCAGGACTTCCAGCCTGCC CTCCACCTGGTGGCCCTGAACACCCCGCAGAGCGGCGGCATGCGCGGCATCCGGGGCGCCGATTTCCAGTGCTTCCAGCAAGCCCGGCAGGTTGGGCTGGCCGGCACCTTCCGCGCCTTCCTGTCCTCGCGCCTGCAGGATCTCTACAGCATCGTGCGCAGGGCTGACCGCACCGACGTCCCCATCGTCAACCTCCGG GATGAAGTGCTCTTCAATAACTGGGAAGCCCTTTTCATGGGCAGTGGGGCCCCGCTGCGAGCCGGCACTCGCATCCTCTCCTTTGATGGCCGGGATGTCCTGCAGGATGCGGGATG GCCACAGAAGAATGTCTGGCACGGCTCAGACGCCAAGGGCCGGCGCCTGCCCGAGAGCTACTGCGAGACATGGCGGACAGAGGAGCGCGCAGTCACTGGCCAGGCTTCCTCCCTGGCCTCTGGAAAACTGCTGGAGCAGGcggccagcagctgccagcatgCCTTCATTGTCCTCTGCATCGAGAACAGCTTCATGACTGCCGCCAAAAAGTGA
- the COL18A1 gene encoding collagen alpha-1(XVIII) chain isoform X3 encodes MRTGCPLPRLLLGLFVLLVPAASQEPESLSAEVSLLELIGDPPTEEIHRIYGPDNNPGYVFGPNANTGQVARYHLPSPFYRDFSLLFHIQPTTPRAGVLFAVTDSSQSIIYVGVKLSELQAGQQQIIFYYTEPGSPSSYPAATFTVPTLLNQWTRFAISVEEEEVVLYLDCEEHERVHFERSPDEMELEEGSGLFVAQAGGADPDKYQGVIADLKLRGDPRAAERQCEEEEDDAEVSGDFGSGMEGGQQPSSGKVEGVPGLVNAVPVTSPPVAGSSGPRSGGGSPQQAERTRAEETLRVSTGGTGWKGEKGEKGERGLKGDSGTGGIVGPGSVKGQKGEKGDLGVKGSAGFGYPGSKGQKGEPGDPGRPGTLSRHADGSVVEQVTGPPGPPGKDGFPGRDGEPGDPGEDGKPGEMGPPGFPGMPGEPGLKGEKGDPGLGPRGPPGPPGPPGPPGPSSKNDKLTFIDMEGSGFGSDLESLRGPRGPPGPPGPPGVPGLPGEPGRFGMNRTDLPGPPGLPGRDGIPGPPGPAGPQGPPGRDGEAGQPGPKGERGDVGDLGLPGLPGPKGSKGEPGPAGPPGEMGLAGLPGPIGPQGQPGPPGPPGPPGPGYEAGFGDMEGSGLSFTPGPPGPAGPQGVLGLPGMKGEVGSPGQPGLPGPKGDAGMPGVDGRPGLEGFPGPQGPKGDKGSAGEKGERGQDGVGLPGPPGPPGPPGQVITVSGEDKSLVAFPGPEGRPGHAGFPGPVGPKGDQGSTGPQGAPGLKGEKGEPGVIISPDGTVVTAKVKGEKGEPGLRGPMGPSGPPGRAGMKGEIGFPGRPGRPGMNGLKGEKGDPADVLGSRGPPGPPGPPGPPGPPGSIVYNNGNTFSDSSHPAFPGFHRFPGQKGEKGDTGPPGPPGQLPYDVSHFTTSLRGDKGDAGPKGEKGEPGSTPLYGPGVSGLPGPPGPQGYPGLPGPKGDSIVGPPGPPGPQGPPGVGYEGRQGPPGPPGPPGPPSFPGPHRQAVSIPGPPGPPGPPGPPGTSGMSLGLRAMPTYQAMLSAAHELPEGSLVFLTSRQELYVRLRGGFRRVLLEEHNLIPSSALDNEVYDKPPTLHYASPQPRGPLHPLRNHVPPATARPWHGDEVVANQHRLPEKPLLHHQQELINGYYVHHRPDPAPVAAHVHQDFQPAVSATCWPRGADGGGQRRVPQAPVISSWQLHLVALNTPQSGGMRGIRGADFQCFQQARQVGLAGTFRAFLSSRLQDLYSIVRRADRTDVPIVNLRDEVLFNNWEALFMGSGAPLRAGTRILSFDGRDVLQDAGWPQKNVWHGSDAKGRRLPESYCETWRTEERAVTGQASSLASGKLLEQAASSCQHAFIVLCIENSFMTAAKK; translated from the exons AGAGCCTGAGTGCCGAGGTCAGCCTGCTGGAGCTGATCGGGGACCCACCGACGGAGGAAATCCACAGAATTTATGGTCCCGACAACAACCCTGGCTATGTCTTCGGTCCCAACGCCAACACGGGCCAGGTGGCCCGGTACCACCTGCCGAGCCCTTTCTACCGGGACTTCTCGCTGCTCTTCCACATCCAGCCCACCACGCCCCGGGCTGGCGTGCTCTTTGCTGTCACGGACTCCTCGCAGAGCATCATCTACGTGGGCGTCAagctctcagagctgcaggCGGGCCAGCAGCAGATCATCTTCTACTACACGGAACCGGGCTCGCCCAGCTCCTACCCAGCTGCCACCTTCACCGTGCCCACCCTGCTCAACCAGTGGACGCGCTTCGCCATCagtgtggaggaggaggaagttgTCCTCTACCTGGATTGTGAGGAGCACGAGCGCGTCCATTTCGAGCGCTCCCCGGACGagatggagctggaggagggctCCGGGCTCTTTGTTGCTCAGGCTGGAGGGGCGGACCCGGATAAGTACCAG GGGGTGATTGCAGATTTGAAGCTGCGAGGGGACCCGCGGGCGGCCGAGCGCCAGTGCGAGGAAGAGGAGGACGATGCAGAG GTGTCTGGGGATTTTGGCAGCGGTATGGAAGGTGGACAGCAGCCCTCCTCGGGCAAGGTCGAG GGTGTCCCAGGGCTGGTGAATGCTGTCCCCGTGACCTCCCCCCCCGTGGCGGGGAGCAGTGGCCCGAGGAGCGGCGGGGGGTCCCCACAGCAAGCTGAGAGGACCAGGGCGGAGGAGACGCTGCGGGTCTCCACGGGAG gcACTGGCTGGAAAGGCGaaaagggggagaagggggaacgTGGCTTGAAAGGAGACTCAGGGACTGGTGGCATCGTAGGGCCAGGCAGTGTCAAGGGTCAAAAG ggggaaaaaggagACTTGGGAGTCAAG ggcagtgcaggaTTTGGCTATCCTGGCTCTAAGGGCCAAAAAGGAGAACCAGGTGACCCTGGACGCCCCGGGACCCTCTCTCGGCACGCTGATGGCTCGGTGGTGGAGCAGGTCACCGGCCCCCCAGGGCCGCCGGGGAAGGACGGATTCCCTGGCAGGGATGGTGAGCCT GGAGATCCTGGCGAGGATGGCAAACCG GGTGAAATGGGGCCCCCGGGGTTCCCCGGGATGCCGGGGGAGCCGGGCCTGAAGGGGGAGAAG GGTGACCCAGGCCTGGGGCCGAGGGGGCCCCCTGGACCACCTGGGCCTCCAGGACCGCCGGGACCCTCCTCCAAGAATGACAAGCTG ACCTTCATCGACATGGAGGGCTCCGGCTTCGGCAGTGACTTGGAGAGCCTGCGG GGTCCACGAGGGCCCCCTGGTCCCCCAGGGCCACCTGGCGTGCCCGGTTTGCCAGGGGAGCCAGGACGGTTTGGGATGAACCGCACAGACCTGCCGGGACCACCAGGGCTGCCAGGCAGGGACGGGATCCCCGGGCCCCCAGGGCCAGCG GGTCCTCAGGGTCCTCCAGGAAGAGACGGGGAGGCTGGGCAGCCGGGGCCCAAAGGAGAGCGG GGTGATGTAGGTGACCTCGGCCTCCCTGGCCTGCCGGGACCCAAG GGCAGCAAAGGAGAACCAGGACCAGCAGGACCGCCAGGAGAAATGGGCTTAGCTGGCCTTCCTGGGCCCATTGGACCGCAAGGGCAGCCAGGGCCCCCTGGCCCCCCAGGACCACCAGGGCCAGGCTACGAGGCTGGATTT GGTGACATGGAGGGCTCGGGGCTGTCATTCACCCCTGGACCACCTGGACCTGCAGGACCACAG GGTGTGCTGGGACTGCCGGGGATGAAG GGAGAGGTCGGCAGCCCCGGACAGCCTGGCTTGCCGGGACCGAAG GGAGATGCTGGCATGCCTGGTGTGGATGGCCGCCCTGGCCTGGAGGGTTTCCCTGGACCACAG ggacccaaaggtgacaaaGGCAGCGCCGGTGAGAAG GGAGAGCGAGGCCAAGATGGAGTGGGGCTGCCTGGCCCCCCTGGCCCGCCTGGTCCCCCTGGACAGGTCATCACTGTCTCCGGTGAAGAT AAGTCTTTGGTGGCTTTTCCCGGTCCAGAG ggcagacCAGGCCATGCTGGCTTCCCG GGTCCAGTGGGACCGAAAGGAGACCAGGGGTCAACTGGTCCCCAGGGTGCCCCAGGGTTGAAG ggggagaagggggagccCGGTGTCATCATCAGCCCTGATGGGACTGTGGTCACTGCCAAggtgaaaggagaaaag GGGGAGCCAGGGCTGCGGGGCCCGATGGGACCATCG GGTCCTCCAGGACGAGCAGGGATGAAGGGAGAGATCGGCTTTCCAGGCAGACCT GGACGTCCTGGCATGAACGGGCTGAAGGGTGAGAAGGGTGACCCTGCGGATGTGCTGGGCTCGCGG GGTCCCCCAGgccccccaggaccccctgGGCCTCCTGGGCCACCTGGCAGCATAGTCTACAACAACGGCAAT ACCTTCAGTGACTCCAGCCATCCAGCGTTCCCTG GCTTCCATCGGTTCCCAGGacaaaagggagagaaaggtgACACTggacccccaggacccccag GCCAGCTCCCCTATGATGTGAGTCACTTCACTACTAGCCTGCGG GGGGACAAGGGGGATGCAGGTCCCAAGGGTGAGAAGGGCGAGCCGGGCAGCACCCCACTCTACGGTCCTGGGGTCTCTGGACTTCCAGGGCCTCCAGGGCCCCAGGGATATCCTGGGCTGCCG GGTCCCAAGGGGGACAGTATTGTTGGGCCACCGGGGCCTCCAGGACCTCAAGGTCCCCCTGGTGTGGGATACGAGGGGAGGCAGGGACCCCCTGGCCCTCCTGGTCCACCTGGGCCACCTTCCTTCCCAGGTCCCCACAGACAAG CTGTCAGCATCCCTGGACCCCCAGGACCACCAGGACCCCCCGGACCTCCAGGCACTAGCGGGATGTCCCTGGGG CTCCGGGCCATGCCCACGTACCAGGCAATGCTGAGCGCCGCACATGAGCTGCCCGAGGGCAGCCTCGTCTTCCTGACCAGCCGGCAGGAGCTCTATGTCCGCCTGCGTGGGGGCTTCCGCAGGGTGCTG ctggaggagcacaACCTGATCCCCAGTTCGGCTCTG GACAACGAGGTGTACGACAAGCCACCCACCCTCCACTAcgccagcccccagccccgtggGCCCCTCCACCCGCTCCGCAACCACGTCCCCCCGGCCACCGCCCGTCCCTGGCACGGGGACGAGGTGGTGGCCAACCAGCACCGCCTGCCTGAGAAGCCCCTGCTGCACCACCAGCAAGAGCTCATCAATGGGTACTATGTCCACCACCGGCCAGATCCCGCCCCTGTGGCCGCCCACGTGCACCAGGACTTCCAGCCTGCCGTGAGTGCCACGTGCTGGCCAAGGGGAGCTGATGGCGGTGGCCAAAGACGTGTCCCTCAAGCCCCTGTCATCTCCTCTTGGCAGCTCCACCTGGTGGCCCTGAACACCCCGCAGAGCGGCGGCATGCGCGGCATCCGGGGCGCCGATTTCCAGTGCTTCCAGCAAGCCCGGCAGGTTGGGCTGGCCGGCACCTTCCGCGCCTTCCTGTCCTCGCGCCTGCAGGATCTCTACAGCATCGTGCGCAGGGCTGACCGCACCGACGTCCCCATCGTCAACCTCCGG GATGAAGTGCTCTTCAATAACTGGGAAGCCCTTTTCATGGGCAGTGGGGCCCCGCTGCGAGCCGGCACTCGCATCCTCTCCTTTGATGGCCGGGATGTCCTGCAGGATGCGGGATG GCCACAGAAGAATGTCTGGCACGGCTCAGACGCCAAGGGCCGGCGCCTGCCCGAGAGCTACTGCGAGACATGGCGGACAGAGGAGCGCGCAGTCACTGGCCAGGCTTCCTCCCTGGCCTCTGGAAAACTGCTGGAGCAGGcggccagcagctgccagcatgCCTTCATTGTCCTCTGCATCGAGAACAGCTTCATGACTGCCGCCAAAAAGTGA